The Bacteroidota bacterium genomic sequence GGGTTTAAAACAATTATCTGTTAAATACTTTTATTTAATTCTTTATCAATAGCACTGATCATTTTTTCAAACTCTACCTTGTCGTAAAGTCTTGAGAGAAAAATGATTTTTCCATTTTTATCAAGTACAATATTTCTTGTAACTCCGGCTTTTGGCAGAGTAAAAGACTCAAATAAAGACCCGTCTTCATCAATAGCAACCGGGTAGGTAATTCCGGTTTTTTCGATAAAAGGCTTAACTTTTTCAGGTTTTTCCTTTAGGTCGACAGCTACTAAAATAAATTCATCATTTTTGAACCTTTGCCATACTTCTTTTTCCAAATGCGGCATTTCCTTTCTGCAAACTCCACACCATGAAGCGGTAAA encodes the following:
- a CDS encoding TlpA disulfide reductase family protein; amino-acid sequence: MNKFIIILSLLISQISLAQEDGSRGYRVKVGDQSPEIELSLMNGDQISSESLKGKVVVLQFTASWCGVCRKEMPHLEKEVWQRFKNDEFILVAVDLKEKPEKVKPFIEKTGITYPVAIDEDGSLFESFTLPKAGVTRNIVLDKNGKIIFLSRLYDKVEFEKMISAIDKELNKSI